Proteins encoded in a region of the Takifugu flavidus isolate HTHZ2018 chromosome 8, ASM371156v2, whole genome shotgun sequence genome:
- the trim33 gene encoding E3 ubiquitin-protein ligase TRIM33 isoform X2, with protein sequence MAANKDGEDMETSSNSEPVPSAQDNEQAETNDENAVIVIEGNTTSGEESEPNITQAPTPSSDAGDASGGSAGAGVGANSTSNTASPAGSNSNTNAESAGDAPVSGHSTGTSSPPAAPTATPASAPINLLDVCAVCKQSLQSRDCEPKLLPCLHSFCLKCIPQPERQISVQVQGAHGQPDTHIVNVMRCTICHQDYKQTDIIDNYFVKDTTEATSTSDEKAAQVCTSCEDNAGTIGFCVECGEWLCKTCVEAHQRVKITKDHKIHTKEDANAAPESVGASGQRPVFCPIHKQEPLKLFCETCDTLTCRDCQLLEHKEHRYQFLEEAFQNHKGIIETTVAKLQEKKNYVHFSVSQVQNRLKELNEINKKVEHDIKVAIFTLINEINKKGKALLQQLESVTKERGLKLMAQHKDTAQLAQQIHHVLTFCNWAITNGSSTALLYSKRLILYQLHKLFKARLEPVPQANGVVHFYCDPTFWAKNVSNLGNLVVEKPPPPVQPPDVMVGGSPISPSQSHPGRHPGQINLAQLRLQHMQQAAYAQKRQHHHQQQHQQQIQQQMRIASQLSQHHPRQPGPAMVQQQPPRLISMPQPQRGPVGMNGGPGPGMYPSPHHMRLPGSQQGRLPTAQPRLNGQPYPPMMQPQLQRPMSIESEMSHQRFRFLLQSGHSNPGHAGPFPVASLHNANPTSPTSASMAGAHAHRSPASPIISPIELIPSVTNPENLPCLPDIPPIQLEDAGTSSFSNLLSRYITASTQQPFVPLDINSSPGLSTQSGSSGPSNAQTPARPSSTSSTGSRGSCSSAGRVNASSSAAVEQVKVKQEPGTEDNYSCPTSLKTERSADSRSACMMSSPENSPHPVVGIVSPGHDAKASGETIKTEHQPEAPCANTNDSTAASSSTTASTCSENSSGTAKTLINGNLQMGTETKGEGERENCAGKDDDPNEDWCAVCINGGDLLCCDRCPKVFHMKCHVPTIKIFPKGEFLCTFCRSLETPEIKYCEESRKTSTEQSLSPEDQRRCERLLLYVFCHELSVGFRKPVPSSVPNYYKIIKKPMDLKKVKKRLQLQSSQYYKSTQEFVSDMRLIIKNCAKYNEAGSEMAVFGQAVGIYFEEKLQQIFPGEEFPEVAEMEETPNTKEKEEDTDDSEEEFIQPRRKRLKTEEKLMHIK encoded by the exons aTGGCGGCTAACAAAGACGGGGAGGACATGGAAACGTCCAGTAATTCGGAACCAGTGCCTTCAGCGCAAGATAACGAGCAAGCAGAGACAAATGACGAAAATGCGGTCATAGTCATAGAAGGAAACACCACGAGTGGCGAGGAAAGCGAGCCTAATATTACCCAGGCACCGACACCCTCCAGCGACGCAGGGGACGCTAGCGGCGGATCGGCTGGCGCGGGAGTGGGAGCCAACAGTACGAGCAACACGGCCAGCCCTGCTGGATCCAACAGCAACACCAACGCTGAATCCGCTGGAGATGCTCCCGTTAGTGGACACAGCACTGGCACGTCCTCTCCTCCCGCGGCGCCCACAGCTACACCGGCATCCGCTCCCATTAATCTGCTGGATGTGTGCGCCGTGTGTAAACAAAGTCTGCAGAGCCGAGACTGTGAACCAAAACTTCTGCCCTGTCTACATTCGTTTTGCCTCAAATGCATCCCGCAACCAGAGAGGCAAATAAGCGTCCAGGTGCAAGGAGCACACGGACAACCTGATACACACATCG TAAATGTAATGCGCTGTACGATTTGCCACCAGGACTACAAACAGACTGACATTATTGACAACTACTTTGTGAAAGATACCACAGAAGCCACCAGCACATCTGATGAAAAAGCTGCACAG GTCTGCACAAGTTGTGAAGACAATGCAGGAACCATAGGGTTTTGTGTGGAGTGTGGAGAATGGTTGTGCAAGACCTGCGTGGAGGCCCACCAGAGGGTGAAAATCACGAAGGACCACAAGATCCACACGAAGGAGGATGCAAATGCTGCCCCTG AATCTGTTGGTGCATCAGGGCAGCGACCTGTTTTCTGTCCCATTCACAAGCAGGAGCCACTGAAGCTTTTCTGTGAAACCTGTGACACGCTGACCTGTAGAGACTGTCAGCTGTTGGAGCACAAAGAGCACAG GTACCAGTTTCTAGAAGAGGCATTCCAGAATCACAAAGGCATTATTGAAACTACTGTGGCCAAAttacaggaaaagaagaactacGTTCATTTTAGTGTCTCCCAGGTGCAAAATCG GTTGAAAGAGCTGAATGAGATAAATAAAAAGGTGGAACATGACATTAAAGTTGCAATATTTACTCTAATTAATGAGATCAACAAGAAAGGAAAGGCCTTACTGCAGCAGTTGGAG AGTGTGACCAAAGAGCGCGGTTTGAAGCTCATGGCTCAGCACAAGGATACCGCCCAGCTCGCGCAACAAATTCACCATGTGCTCACTTTCTGTAACTGGGCCATCACAAATGGAAGTAGCACAGCACTGCTCTACAGTAAGAGGCTG ATTTTGTACCAGCTTCACAAGCTTTTCAAGGCCAGGTTGGAGCCGGTGCCTCAGGCCAATGGCGTTGTGCACTTCTACTGTGATCCAACATTCTGGGCCAAAAATGTTTCCAATCTAG GTAACTTGGTCGTTGAAAAGCCCCCGCCTCCTGTACAACCACCTGATGTGATGGTAGGTGGATCACCCATTTCACCAAGCCAAAGCCACCCTGGCAGACACCCAGGACAGATAAACCTGGCGCAGCTCCGGCTGCAGCACATGCAGCAGGCAGCATATGCCCAGAAACGTCAACATCACCACCAacaacagcaccagcagcagatccagcagcagaTGCGCATCGCCTCCCAGTTGTCCCAGCATCACCCCAGGCAGCCTGGCCCAGCCATGGTCCAGCAGCAG CCACCAAGGCTCATCAGTATGCCGCAGCCACAAAGAGGACCTGTAGGTATGAATGGTGGGCCTGGACCTGGCATGTACCCATCACCTCATCACATGCGGCTACCTGGTTCCCAGCAGGGTAGATTACCCACAGCACAGCCGAGACTTAATGGGCAGCCGTATCCCCCCATGATGCAGCCTCAATTGCAGAGACCG ATGTCTATAGAATCTGAGATGAGCCACCAAAGGTTTCGTTTCTTACTGCAATCAGGG CATTCCAATCCAGGGCACGCAGGTCCCTTCCCAGTGGCATCCCTACATAACGCCAACCCTACAAGTCCTACTAGCGCCAGTATGGCTGGCGCTCATGCTCACCGCAGCCCAGCCAGCCCCATTATCAGTCCAATCGAGCTCATCCCCTCCGTGACCAATCCCGAGAACCTGCCCTGCCTCCCTGACATTCCACCCATTCAG TTGGAAGATGCGGGTACAAGCAGCTTTTCAAATCTTCTGTCGCGCTACATCACAGCCAGCACACAGCAGCCTTTTGTCCCCCTTGACATCAACTCCTCACCTGGGCTGTCGACACAGTCTGGATCTTCAG GTCCATCAAATGCACAAACACCAGCAAGGCCTTCTAGCACGTCTAGTacaggcagcagaggcag TTGTAGCTCTGCAGGTAGAGTTAATGCATCAAGTAGTGCTGCAGTGGAGCAGGTGAAGGTTAAGCAGGAGCCCGGTACAGAAGACAACTACAGCTGTCCAACTTCTCTGAAGACAGAACGGAGCGCAGATTCTCGTAGTGCCTGCATG atgAGCAGTCCAGAAAACAGCCCCCATCCTGTAGTCGGAATTGTATCTCCAGGCCACGATGCCAAGGCTTCAGGGGAAACCATCAAAACGGAGCATCAGCCCGAGGCTCCATGTGCTAATACAAATGACTCCACTGCTGCCAGCTCTTCTACCACTGCTAGCACATGCTCTGAGAACAGCAGCGGCACGGCCAAGACTCTGATTAATGGAAACTTACAAATGGGGACAGAAACCAAAGGAGAAGGGGAAAGAGAAAACTGTGCTGGGAAAGACGATGACCCCAATGAAGACTGGTGTGCTGTCTGTATCAATGGGGGGGATCTATTGTGCTGTGACCGCTGTCCCAAGGTGTTCCACATGAAATGCCACGTACCTACCATTAAAATCTTTCCAAA GGGAGAATTTCTCTGCACGTTCTGCCGTAGCCTTGAGACTCCTGAGATCAAGTACTGCGAGGAGAGCAGGAAAACCAGTACAGAGCAGAGTCTGAGTCCTGAGGACCAGAGG AGATGCGAACGGCTGCTGCTTTATGTTTTCTGTCATGAGCTCAGCGTGGGATTCAGGAAACCTGTTCCCAGTTCA GTCCCAAACTACTACAAGATTATCAAGAAGCCCATGGacctgaagaaggtgaagaagaggcTACAGTTGCAAAGTTCACAGTATTATAAATCCACCCAGGAGTTTGTGTCTGATATGCGCTTAATCATCAAAAACTGTGCAAAATACAACGAG gCGGGATCAGAGATGGCGGTGTTCGGGCAAGCAGTCGGCATATACTTcgaagagaagctgcagcagatcttCCCCGGAGAGGAATTCCCCGAGGTGGCTGAAATGGAGGAGACTCCcaacacaaaagaaaaggaagaggacaCGGACGACTCCGAAGAAGAGTTCATACAGCCCAGACGCAAACgcttaaaaacagaagaaaaacttATGCACATCAAGTGA
- the trim33 gene encoding E3 ubiquitin-protein ligase TRIM33 isoform X1 — protein sequence MAANKDGEDMETSSNSEPVPSAQDNEQAETNDENAVIVIEGNTTSGEESEPNITQAPTPSSDAGDASGGSAGAGVGANSTSNTASPAGSNSNTNAESAGDAPVSGHSTGTSSPPAAPTATPASAPINLLDVCAVCKQSLQSRDCEPKLLPCLHSFCLKCIPQPERQISVQVQGAHGQPDTHIVNVMRCTICHQDYKQTDIIDNYFVKDTTEATSTSDEKAAQVCTSCEDNAGTIGFCVECGEWLCKTCVEAHQRVKITKDHKIHTKEDANAAPESVGASGQRPVFCPIHKQEPLKLFCETCDTLTCRDCQLLEHKEHRYQFLEEAFQNHKGIIETTVAKLQEKKNYVHFSVSQVQNRLKELNEINKKVEHDIKVAIFTLINEINKKGKALLQQLESVTKERGLKLMAQHKDTAQLAQQIHHVLTFCNWAITNGSSTALLYSKRLILYQLHKLFKARLEPVPQANGVVHFYCDPTFWAKNVSNLGNLVVEKPPPPVQPPDVMVGGSPISPSQSHPGRHPGQINLAQLRLQHMQQAAYAQKRQHHHQQQHQQQIQQQMRIASQLSQHHPRQPGPAMVQQQPPRLISMPQPQRGPVGMNGGPGPGMYPSPHHMRLPGSQQGRLPTAQPRLNGQPYPPMMQPQLQRPMSIESEMSHQRFRFLLQSGHSNPGHAGPFPVASLHNANPTSPTSASMAGAHAHRSPASPIISPIELIPSVTNPENLPCLPDIPPIQLEDAGTSSFSNLLSRYITASTQQPFVPLDINSSPGLSTQSGSSGPSNAQTPARPSSTSSTGSRGSCSSAGRVNASSSAAVEQVKVKQEPGTEDNYSCPTSLKTERSADSRSACMMSSPENSPHPVVGIVSPGHDAKASGETIKTEHQPEAPCANTNDSTAASSSTTASTCSENSSGTAKTLINGNLQMGTETKGEGERENCAGKDDDPNEDWCAVCINGGDLLCCDRCPKVFHMKCHVPTIKIFPKGEFLCTFCRSLETPEIKYCEESRKTSTEQSLSPEDQRRCERLLLYVFCHELSVGFRKPVPSSVPNYYKIIKKPMDLKKVKKRLQLQSSQYYKSTQEFVSDMRLIIKNCAKYNEMSRIIQVYDEEKKLNTQAGSEMAVFGQAVGIYFEEKLQQIFPGEEFPEVAEMEETPNTKEKEEDTDDSEEEFIQPRRKRLKTEEKLMHIK from the exons aTGGCGGCTAACAAAGACGGGGAGGACATGGAAACGTCCAGTAATTCGGAACCAGTGCCTTCAGCGCAAGATAACGAGCAAGCAGAGACAAATGACGAAAATGCGGTCATAGTCATAGAAGGAAACACCACGAGTGGCGAGGAAAGCGAGCCTAATATTACCCAGGCACCGACACCCTCCAGCGACGCAGGGGACGCTAGCGGCGGATCGGCTGGCGCGGGAGTGGGAGCCAACAGTACGAGCAACACGGCCAGCCCTGCTGGATCCAACAGCAACACCAACGCTGAATCCGCTGGAGATGCTCCCGTTAGTGGACACAGCACTGGCACGTCCTCTCCTCCCGCGGCGCCCACAGCTACACCGGCATCCGCTCCCATTAATCTGCTGGATGTGTGCGCCGTGTGTAAACAAAGTCTGCAGAGCCGAGACTGTGAACCAAAACTTCTGCCCTGTCTACATTCGTTTTGCCTCAAATGCATCCCGCAACCAGAGAGGCAAATAAGCGTCCAGGTGCAAGGAGCACACGGACAACCTGATACACACATCG TAAATGTAATGCGCTGTACGATTTGCCACCAGGACTACAAACAGACTGACATTATTGACAACTACTTTGTGAAAGATACCACAGAAGCCACCAGCACATCTGATGAAAAAGCTGCACAG GTCTGCACAAGTTGTGAAGACAATGCAGGAACCATAGGGTTTTGTGTGGAGTGTGGAGAATGGTTGTGCAAGACCTGCGTGGAGGCCCACCAGAGGGTGAAAATCACGAAGGACCACAAGATCCACACGAAGGAGGATGCAAATGCTGCCCCTG AATCTGTTGGTGCATCAGGGCAGCGACCTGTTTTCTGTCCCATTCACAAGCAGGAGCCACTGAAGCTTTTCTGTGAAACCTGTGACACGCTGACCTGTAGAGACTGTCAGCTGTTGGAGCACAAAGAGCACAG GTACCAGTTTCTAGAAGAGGCATTCCAGAATCACAAAGGCATTATTGAAACTACTGTGGCCAAAttacaggaaaagaagaactacGTTCATTTTAGTGTCTCCCAGGTGCAAAATCG GTTGAAAGAGCTGAATGAGATAAATAAAAAGGTGGAACATGACATTAAAGTTGCAATATTTACTCTAATTAATGAGATCAACAAGAAAGGAAAGGCCTTACTGCAGCAGTTGGAG AGTGTGACCAAAGAGCGCGGTTTGAAGCTCATGGCTCAGCACAAGGATACCGCCCAGCTCGCGCAACAAATTCACCATGTGCTCACTTTCTGTAACTGGGCCATCACAAATGGAAGTAGCACAGCACTGCTCTACAGTAAGAGGCTG ATTTTGTACCAGCTTCACAAGCTTTTCAAGGCCAGGTTGGAGCCGGTGCCTCAGGCCAATGGCGTTGTGCACTTCTACTGTGATCCAACATTCTGGGCCAAAAATGTTTCCAATCTAG GTAACTTGGTCGTTGAAAAGCCCCCGCCTCCTGTACAACCACCTGATGTGATGGTAGGTGGATCACCCATTTCACCAAGCCAAAGCCACCCTGGCAGACACCCAGGACAGATAAACCTGGCGCAGCTCCGGCTGCAGCACATGCAGCAGGCAGCATATGCCCAGAAACGTCAACATCACCACCAacaacagcaccagcagcagatccagcagcagaTGCGCATCGCCTCCCAGTTGTCCCAGCATCACCCCAGGCAGCCTGGCCCAGCCATGGTCCAGCAGCAG CCACCAAGGCTCATCAGTATGCCGCAGCCACAAAGAGGACCTGTAGGTATGAATGGTGGGCCTGGACCTGGCATGTACCCATCACCTCATCACATGCGGCTACCTGGTTCCCAGCAGGGTAGATTACCCACAGCACAGCCGAGACTTAATGGGCAGCCGTATCCCCCCATGATGCAGCCTCAATTGCAGAGACCG ATGTCTATAGAATCTGAGATGAGCCACCAAAGGTTTCGTTTCTTACTGCAATCAGGG CATTCCAATCCAGGGCACGCAGGTCCCTTCCCAGTGGCATCCCTACATAACGCCAACCCTACAAGTCCTACTAGCGCCAGTATGGCTGGCGCTCATGCTCACCGCAGCCCAGCCAGCCCCATTATCAGTCCAATCGAGCTCATCCCCTCCGTGACCAATCCCGAGAACCTGCCCTGCCTCCCTGACATTCCACCCATTCAG TTGGAAGATGCGGGTACAAGCAGCTTTTCAAATCTTCTGTCGCGCTACATCACAGCCAGCACACAGCAGCCTTTTGTCCCCCTTGACATCAACTCCTCACCTGGGCTGTCGACACAGTCTGGATCTTCAG GTCCATCAAATGCACAAACACCAGCAAGGCCTTCTAGCACGTCTAGTacaggcagcagaggcag TTGTAGCTCTGCAGGTAGAGTTAATGCATCAAGTAGTGCTGCAGTGGAGCAGGTGAAGGTTAAGCAGGAGCCCGGTACAGAAGACAACTACAGCTGTCCAACTTCTCTGAAGACAGAACGGAGCGCAGATTCTCGTAGTGCCTGCATG atgAGCAGTCCAGAAAACAGCCCCCATCCTGTAGTCGGAATTGTATCTCCAGGCCACGATGCCAAGGCTTCAGGGGAAACCATCAAAACGGAGCATCAGCCCGAGGCTCCATGTGCTAATACAAATGACTCCACTGCTGCCAGCTCTTCTACCACTGCTAGCACATGCTCTGAGAACAGCAGCGGCACGGCCAAGACTCTGATTAATGGAAACTTACAAATGGGGACAGAAACCAAAGGAGAAGGGGAAAGAGAAAACTGTGCTGGGAAAGACGATGACCCCAATGAAGACTGGTGTGCTGTCTGTATCAATGGGGGGGATCTATTGTGCTGTGACCGCTGTCCCAAGGTGTTCCACATGAAATGCCACGTACCTACCATTAAAATCTTTCCAAA GGGAGAATTTCTCTGCACGTTCTGCCGTAGCCTTGAGACTCCTGAGATCAAGTACTGCGAGGAGAGCAGGAAAACCAGTACAGAGCAGAGTCTGAGTCCTGAGGACCAGAGG AGATGCGAACGGCTGCTGCTTTATGTTTTCTGTCATGAGCTCAGCGTGGGATTCAGGAAACCTGTTCCCAGTTCA GTCCCAAACTACTACAAGATTATCAAGAAGCCCATGGacctgaagaaggtgaagaagaggcTACAGTTGCAAAGTTCACAGTATTATAAATCCACCCAGGAGTTTGTGTCTGATATGCGCTTAATCATCAAAAACTGTGCAAAATACAACGAG ATGTCTCGAATAATCCAGGTTTATGATGAGGAGAAAAAGCTAAATACTCAG gCGGGATCAGAGATGGCGGTGTTCGGGCAAGCAGTCGGCATATACTTcgaagagaagctgcagcagatcttCCCCGGAGAGGAATTCCCCGAGGTGGCTGAAATGGAGGAGACTCCcaacacaaaagaaaaggaagaggacaCGGACGACTCCGAAGAAGAGTTCATACAGCCCAGACGCAAACgcttaaaaacagaagaaaaacttATGCACATCAAGTGA
- the trim33 gene encoding E3 ubiquitin-protein ligase TRIM33 isoform X3 has product MAANKDGEDMETSSNSEPVPSAQDNEQAETNDENAVIVIEGNTTSGEESEPNITQAPTPSSDAGDASGGSAGAGVGANSTSNTASPAGSNSNTNAESAGDAPVSGHSTGTSSPPAAPTATPASAPINLLDVCAVCKQSLQSRDCEPKLLPCLHSFCLKCIPQPERQISVQVQGAHGQPDTHIVNVMRCTICHQDYKQTDIIDNYFVKDTTEATSTSDEKAAQVCTSCEDNAGTIGFCVECGEWLCKTCVEAHQRVKITKDHKIHTKEDANAAPESVGASGQRPVFCPIHKQEPLKLFCETCDTLTCRDCQLLEHKEHRYQFLEEAFQNHKGIIETTVAKLQEKKNYVHFSVSQVQNRLKELNEINKKVEHDIKVAIFTLINEINKKGKALLQQLESVTKERGLKLMAQHKDTAQLAQQIHHVLTFCNWAITNGSSTALLYSKRLILYQLHKLFKARLEPVPQANGVVHFYCDPTFWAKNVSNLGNLVVEKPPPPVQPPDVMVGGSPISPSQSHPGRHPGQINLAQLRLQHMQQAAYAQKRQHHHQQQHQQQIQQQMRIASQLSQHHPRQPGPAMVQQQPPRLISMPQPQRGPVGMNGGPGPGMYPSPHHMRLPGSQQGRLPTAQPRLNGQPYPPMMQPQLQRPHSNPGHAGPFPVASLHNANPTSPTSASMAGAHAHRSPASPIISPIELIPSVTNPENLPCLPDIPPIQLEDAGTSSFSNLLSRYITASTQQPFVPLDINSSPGLSTQSGSSGPSNAQTPARPSSTSSTGSRGSCSSAGRVNASSSAAVEQVKVKQEPGTEDNYSCPTSLKTERSADSRSACMMSSPENSPHPVVGIVSPGHDAKASGETIKTEHQPEAPCANTNDSTAASSSTTASTCSENSSGTAKTLINGNLQMGTETKGEGERENCAGKDDDPNEDWCAVCINGGDLLCCDRCPKVFHMKCHVPTIKIFPKGEFLCTFCRSLETPEIKYCEESRKTSTEQSLSPEDQRRCERLLLYVFCHELSVGFRKPVPSSVPNYYKIIKKPMDLKKVKKRLQLQSSQYYKSTQEFVSDMRLIIKNCAKYNEMSRIIQVYDEEKKLNTQAGSEMAVFGQAVGIYFEEKLQQIFPGEEFPEVAEMEETPNTKEKEEDTDDSEEEFIQPRRKRLKTEEKLMHIK; this is encoded by the exons aTGGCGGCTAACAAAGACGGGGAGGACATGGAAACGTCCAGTAATTCGGAACCAGTGCCTTCAGCGCAAGATAACGAGCAAGCAGAGACAAATGACGAAAATGCGGTCATAGTCATAGAAGGAAACACCACGAGTGGCGAGGAAAGCGAGCCTAATATTACCCAGGCACCGACACCCTCCAGCGACGCAGGGGACGCTAGCGGCGGATCGGCTGGCGCGGGAGTGGGAGCCAACAGTACGAGCAACACGGCCAGCCCTGCTGGATCCAACAGCAACACCAACGCTGAATCCGCTGGAGATGCTCCCGTTAGTGGACACAGCACTGGCACGTCCTCTCCTCCCGCGGCGCCCACAGCTACACCGGCATCCGCTCCCATTAATCTGCTGGATGTGTGCGCCGTGTGTAAACAAAGTCTGCAGAGCCGAGACTGTGAACCAAAACTTCTGCCCTGTCTACATTCGTTTTGCCTCAAATGCATCCCGCAACCAGAGAGGCAAATAAGCGTCCAGGTGCAAGGAGCACACGGACAACCTGATACACACATCG TAAATGTAATGCGCTGTACGATTTGCCACCAGGACTACAAACAGACTGACATTATTGACAACTACTTTGTGAAAGATACCACAGAAGCCACCAGCACATCTGATGAAAAAGCTGCACAG GTCTGCACAAGTTGTGAAGACAATGCAGGAACCATAGGGTTTTGTGTGGAGTGTGGAGAATGGTTGTGCAAGACCTGCGTGGAGGCCCACCAGAGGGTGAAAATCACGAAGGACCACAAGATCCACACGAAGGAGGATGCAAATGCTGCCCCTG AATCTGTTGGTGCATCAGGGCAGCGACCTGTTTTCTGTCCCATTCACAAGCAGGAGCCACTGAAGCTTTTCTGTGAAACCTGTGACACGCTGACCTGTAGAGACTGTCAGCTGTTGGAGCACAAAGAGCACAG GTACCAGTTTCTAGAAGAGGCATTCCAGAATCACAAAGGCATTATTGAAACTACTGTGGCCAAAttacaggaaaagaagaactacGTTCATTTTAGTGTCTCCCAGGTGCAAAATCG GTTGAAAGAGCTGAATGAGATAAATAAAAAGGTGGAACATGACATTAAAGTTGCAATATTTACTCTAATTAATGAGATCAACAAGAAAGGAAAGGCCTTACTGCAGCAGTTGGAG AGTGTGACCAAAGAGCGCGGTTTGAAGCTCATGGCTCAGCACAAGGATACCGCCCAGCTCGCGCAACAAATTCACCATGTGCTCACTTTCTGTAACTGGGCCATCACAAATGGAAGTAGCACAGCACTGCTCTACAGTAAGAGGCTG ATTTTGTACCAGCTTCACAAGCTTTTCAAGGCCAGGTTGGAGCCGGTGCCTCAGGCCAATGGCGTTGTGCACTTCTACTGTGATCCAACATTCTGGGCCAAAAATGTTTCCAATCTAG GTAACTTGGTCGTTGAAAAGCCCCCGCCTCCTGTACAACCACCTGATGTGATGGTAGGTGGATCACCCATTTCACCAAGCCAAAGCCACCCTGGCAGACACCCAGGACAGATAAACCTGGCGCAGCTCCGGCTGCAGCACATGCAGCAGGCAGCATATGCCCAGAAACGTCAACATCACCACCAacaacagcaccagcagcagatccagcagcagaTGCGCATCGCCTCCCAGTTGTCCCAGCATCACCCCAGGCAGCCTGGCCCAGCCATGGTCCAGCAGCAG CCACCAAGGCTCATCAGTATGCCGCAGCCACAAAGAGGACCTGTAGGTATGAATGGTGGGCCTGGACCTGGCATGTACCCATCACCTCATCACATGCGGCTACCTGGTTCCCAGCAGGGTAGATTACCCACAGCACAGCCGAGACTTAATGGGCAGCCGTATCCCCCCATGATGCAGCCTCAATTGCAGAGACCG CATTCCAATCCAGGGCACGCAGGTCCCTTCCCAGTGGCATCCCTACATAACGCCAACCCTACAAGTCCTACTAGCGCCAGTATGGCTGGCGCTCATGCTCACCGCAGCCCAGCCAGCCCCATTATCAGTCCAATCGAGCTCATCCCCTCCGTGACCAATCCCGAGAACCTGCCCTGCCTCCCTGACATTCCACCCATTCAG TTGGAAGATGCGGGTACAAGCAGCTTTTCAAATCTTCTGTCGCGCTACATCACAGCCAGCACACAGCAGCCTTTTGTCCCCCTTGACATCAACTCCTCACCTGGGCTGTCGACACAGTCTGGATCTTCAG GTCCATCAAATGCACAAACACCAGCAAGGCCTTCTAGCACGTCTAGTacaggcagcagaggcag TTGTAGCTCTGCAGGTAGAGTTAATGCATCAAGTAGTGCTGCAGTGGAGCAGGTGAAGGTTAAGCAGGAGCCCGGTACAGAAGACAACTACAGCTGTCCAACTTCTCTGAAGACAGAACGGAGCGCAGATTCTCGTAGTGCCTGCATG atgAGCAGTCCAGAAAACAGCCCCCATCCTGTAGTCGGAATTGTATCTCCAGGCCACGATGCCAAGGCTTCAGGGGAAACCATCAAAACGGAGCATCAGCCCGAGGCTCCATGTGCTAATACAAATGACTCCACTGCTGCCAGCTCTTCTACCACTGCTAGCACATGCTCTGAGAACAGCAGCGGCACGGCCAAGACTCTGATTAATGGAAACTTACAAATGGGGACAGAAACCAAAGGAGAAGGGGAAAGAGAAAACTGTGCTGGGAAAGACGATGACCCCAATGAAGACTGGTGTGCTGTCTGTATCAATGGGGGGGATCTATTGTGCTGTGACCGCTGTCCCAAGGTGTTCCACATGAAATGCCACGTACCTACCATTAAAATCTTTCCAAA GGGAGAATTTCTCTGCACGTTCTGCCGTAGCCTTGAGACTCCTGAGATCAAGTACTGCGAGGAGAGCAGGAAAACCAGTACAGAGCAGAGTCTGAGTCCTGAGGACCAGAGG AGATGCGAACGGCTGCTGCTTTATGTTTTCTGTCATGAGCTCAGCGTGGGATTCAGGAAACCTGTTCCCAGTTCA GTCCCAAACTACTACAAGATTATCAAGAAGCCCATGGacctgaagaaggtgaagaagaggcTACAGTTGCAAAGTTCACAGTATTATAAATCCACCCAGGAGTTTGTGTCTGATATGCGCTTAATCATCAAAAACTGTGCAAAATACAACGAG ATGTCTCGAATAATCCAGGTTTATGATGAGGAGAAAAAGCTAAATACTCAG gCGGGATCAGAGATGGCGGTGTTCGGGCAAGCAGTCGGCATATACTTcgaagagaagctgcagcagatcttCCCCGGAGAGGAATTCCCCGAGGTGGCTGAAATGGAGGAGACTCCcaacacaaaagaaaaggaagaggacaCGGACGACTCCGAAGAAGAGTTCATACAGCCCAGACGCAAACgcttaaaaacagaagaaaaacttATGCACATCAAGTGA